The sequence ttgttcacaAAACATCTTGACAAATCGAAATCTTCACtgattgcatacatgtggagttcggttagatatgctCGTGCGTTAAAGtttacgaaccaaccgaacatgacTCTGTAAATCTATAAACAAAGGTCGGTAACCTGTTcctcacataaggtaaccgaacaagcccaaatctatactaaaaatttacattttttttttaaaatttggagcaattcaactaacattatctaagtttaaagcatacctgggtacccaaatactcttcctccggttgtggttggtaaaatccatcgttttaaatgttttccttcttcatcttctttaactttactctctcaataattctacttctttttagaagaagaaaaaaccatctgattttttaatgtcactaattatctttaacttaatcattgcactaactattattaacactaactaatcattaaccaaaattaatcaggggggtaatttaggtattaatataaatatctagataagggatgacctagatttacttctaatgtcttacccaaaataaaaccatgttcTCCCAAAAaaacatggtccccaaaaaacagTTTCTAATTAAACCCTTTCCATaatgggtccaagagcatagctcagtggtatcccatcaactccaataAGGAGGAAATCAGGAGTTCGATCCCTGCCATACTAGAGGTTTGTATTTAAGTAGTTGTGTAGAGGGGTTGGGTCTAACAGTGGGGCTAGTCCAGCTGGCTGGATTTGGGTAGGAGCTTGAGTCCGGCTTTagcctataaaaaaaaaaaaattgtctctacAATTTGTTCTCACAATATAAACGAGTTTAAAACTTTTGTTAAACCTAATTAAAGATTGACAAAGTAGTGTACTTTGAGAAAACATCATTTACAAATGATTGTTTTTGTTTAATGTTGAGTCATTTTGTTTCGTAATGCTCACATGCAATGttttttgaaaattgatataatcATGCAAGTCCTAATCACAAACACAAACGTTGAAACCGGAACTCACAAGTATCAAACCAAAGATAACCAGATTTTCTAAGTAAGGCGTTAGGTTCTCAATGTAGATTTTGTGTAACCAAGGGCAAGAaataaattttgtatatttaCGACAAATGCAGTTTTCATTTTTTATCTTGAAATTCATAAAAAAACATCAGAATTTTATTTGGTTGGCTGTGACGTTGCatgatcaaaaataaaataacaaaaatcaAGAGCAAGTGGCCTAGTCAGGTCATCTGACTAGGCAACTTCATCGATGATGAAGAGataaattcaatatttttttattttttatccagAAAATCCAATAAATAAAATCCATGAATTTGTGGGTCTGATTGGTTCTGGTTATAATCCATTTTGAGCAGAGCAGACAAACCAGTCTTCTTTTTTCTGGTATTAAAACACCCCACTTGGCATCCATCTCCTTTTCTCTGTTCCAAAACCAGAAAACCTCACTCACTCCATCCAGACTCAGATTCATTCATTCACCAAATCTTACTTCGATTACATcatcactctctctctctctctctctcccattCTCAACAAGAAAAAACCAGAAGAAAGAATTTCCCACTTCTCCATTTTCTTGAATCCACACattcaaaacctaataaaaatcaAAACCCCCATTGTTTCAATTCTCCAAAAATTTCTTATCAAGATTGATTTCTGTCTAATCTGGGTCTCATTAATTCATATGGGTCTGATTAATTTCTGATTTTAGAAtctgggttttggtttataatgGCGACGGCGTCTGTTACTTCTCCATTATGTACATGGCTTGTCGCTGCTTGCATGTCTGTAGACTTTGATAATAAAGATTATTGTAAGAAACggccatcatcttcttctttgtttcaatCTTCAAAGAGATGGGCAGCATCTAAAAGGAGGAATCTATTAGTATCTAGATGTAGTAGTTCTTCACATTTTTCGATTTCATCAAAAGGGGGTTTCATTTCATCGTTTTGTGGATCTTTAATGAATTCTTGTTTAGCTTTTGAACCTTGTCAAGAGTATTACACTTCTAAAGGATTGACTACATTCTTTGGCGAATCGTTGCTTGGTTCTTCTTCGAATACTAATCGGATTTCGAGAAAGCAAAGACGGATTGCTGCCCATTCAGGTAATAATCCTGATAATACTAGCTtgcattcttgtttttgtttatgtgtggtggtggtggtggtggtgggtggttgGGATTGTGTCATATCTTGTAGTGATTTGGTGGGCAGTGGTGTCAAAAGTGGTCATGAATGGATACTAGTAGATGTAACTAATGAGATTAGGTGTTTACTGCTTCTTGCATTGTCTGACAACCCcaaccacccaccaccaccaccaaacatGCAATTACATTACCGCCGCAGTAGCTGATTTCATCGAACAGTTTTATGGTCATTGTATTGATTGCGTTGTTGCTATGAATAAGCAGGGAAAACTATGGCTGTAGCTGTGCAACCATCTAAAGAAGTGTCAACAGAAAGCAAACCTCATACGAAGCAAAGGCGGGTTGTTGTGACAGGAATGAGTGTGGTGACACCATTAGGTCATGAACCGGATGAGTTTTACAATAACCTACTTGAAGGTGTTAGTGGTATAAGTGATATCGAAGGTTTTGACTGTTCCAGTTTTCCAACTGTGAGTGCTATTCGATTTGTTCCGATACATACTAAGTTTCATGTTTATATATTGCTTGAGGCTTACTTGTTGGTTTATTTTATTTGTAATGTGTAGAGAATTGCAGGAGAAATCAAGTCTTTCTCGACGGAAGGATGGGTTGCACCAAAACTCTCTAAAAGGGCTGACAAGTTCATGCTCTACATGCTTACTGCTGGGAAGAAAGCTCTGGCTGATGGTGGGATCTCGGAAGAGGTCATGAATGAACTGGATAAAACTAGGTGTGGTGTAGTGATTGGCTCTGGGATGGGTGGTATGAAGGTTTGTTTCTTGCTTCTTTTTGGATTCCAATGTTGGTTTTGATCTTGAGCACATGATATGGGGAAACTAGTGTCGATTTAATGGTCCAATGGCTTTCATTAGGATAAGTATAGAGGCGTTTTAGGAAAAAGAGCGGTGCGTTGTTCACTTGCTTACTTTTATTTAGTGATATGTGCCATGAGAAGCTTGATGGTATGATAACTAAGAGTCTATAGGTGTGGCTGTAAAAATTCGATACTGGAATTTGCTGGTACAATACCCTATTGCACGAGGATTATATAGCTGCAAACGCGCGTTAAAGATGTAGCGGATTAAGGAAGTTTGTTCTTCCCCACAGCATATCATTCCCCCTTCAAATTTTTGTATACAGAGCGTTTGTTTGTTAATTAAGTTCTTTGTTACAGATTGCCATTGATGCATGATGGATTTTACTTTGAGCAGGTTTTTAATGATGCAATTGAAGCCTTAAATATATCTTACAAAAAGATGAATCCATTCTGTGTTCCATTTGCTACTACAAATATGGGTTCTGCCATGCTCGCAATAGATCTGGTAAGCTAAAAGCCTAGTAGTAGTCAAGGAGCGTCCAGAATGTGTTCTTTGATTTTGAAACACCTTTTTCTACCCTTATCTGCAGGGATGGATGGGCCCCAACTATTCAATCTCTACGGCCTGTGCCACCAGCAACTTCTGTATTCTGAATGCAGCAAACCACATTATTAGAGGAGAAGCTGTAAGTTGTTCAGTTTACTTAATGTATATCAAACATTAGAACAATTGTGTAACCTTTATAGCTAAAATTGTTTTAAATTTCTGAGAGGTTGCAGGATGTGATGCTCTGTGGTGGCTCTGACTCCGTAATCATACCTTTAGgtatccttttcttcttcttcttcttcttcccttgagcttcctttttttacttttcattatcCTGAAATACAGCATTTTTATGTTATTAATTATTATCAATTTTTGTGTTCTTGTGTTGCCTTACTTAGGCCTAGGAGGTTTTGTCGCATGTAGAGCACTTTCCAAAAGGAACGAGGATCCAACCAAAGCTTCACGCCCTTGGGATATTGTAATCACCTACTATCTTCTCTCTTGTTCAAATTTATATTAACagctttttgtaaaataaaataaaataaaattggcaGTTTAGTTAGTCATATAAATATTTCAGCTCAAGCTAGTGTTCCAGTAGTCAGCTATGTAGCATTTACACATTGTAGTATTAAACATAAGTTTGAAATTATTCACCCAATCAGGATGAGTTCTCCCAATCACCGCATGGATTAGTCTAGCGGCTAAACTTTACAAATAATTTTTCGACAAATTGCTAATGTTAGGCTTAACTTGCAACTAACAGAATCGTGATGGATTTGTTATGGGAGAAGGAGCTGGAGTTCTACTTCTTGAAGAACTAGACCATGCGAAGGTAATTTGTTGATTTGAAAGTGTCATTGTTGAGTAACTAATTTTTTATAGCCTCTGATTTCTTTTGGCTCTGCAATACAGAAAAGAGGAGCAACTATCTATGCTGAGTTTCTTGGCGGAAGCTTCACTTCTGATGCTTATCATATGACCGAGCCTCATCCAGAAGGTATGAAAGTTAAAACTCAGAATTTTACTATTTTTGTAAGGAAGTTGACGTCTTGGTCATCGCCAGCATGTATTACATTGCCTTGAGAAACATGTCCAGTACTCATGTCTAGGCCAAACATAGATGCATGCTTGCCTTCATTGATGCATTTAACTGATGACTGTGGTTTCCCCATTTGTACAATCAGGAAAAGGTACTGTTCTTTGTATAGAGAAGGCCTTAGCTCAATCTGGGGTTTCCCGTGAAGATGTCAACTACGTGAACGCTCATGCAACATCAACACAAGCTGGTGACTTGAAGGAGTACCAATCTATCATCCGTTGTTTTGGCCAAAATCCTGATGTAAATTTGCTGGACTAAAACTACATCTTCATGTCTTTTCCTTTTGGTTTTCTCCTTTTTAGGAGCATATTCCCATGCTTGATGACATATTGAGTGTTTGCAGTTAAGAGTGAATTCCACCAAGTCCATGATCGGTCACCTATTAGGAGCAGCTGGTGCTGTGGAAGCTGTTGCACTGGTGCAGGTAAATCCATTTATCTTTAGCTATAAGCTAGTCTAAGATGTCTTTAAACAGTCGGTACGAAGATGTATAGTTCATAGCTAATGGACAGAAGTCACATGAAAGTTTTTGCTAAGTTCAGGTTTTCTCCTTTGCTAGAATTTTGTATGCGCTCTTCTTCCAAGTTTCTTATACTTGTTGTTGAACTGAAATCGAATTTACATGTAGGCAATACGGACGGGTTGGGTCCATCCAAATGTCAATCTTGAAAACCCTGAGGCAGGCGTGGTAAGCTCTCTACTATAATTGTTTACAGTTACAAATACTTTCTATTTTCTACAACTAGATGCTTGGATGAGGGTTGCAGTTGTTTTAGCAGTCAGGTGTTTCCCATTTGCGGGTGTGACATCAGGGATGATAAATTGAGTTGAACATTCTCTATTTTCAACTGCTGCACCTTCTTATAATTAGTTGCCTCTGACACTGAACTGCAATGAATCAGGATACAAAGGTGCTGGTTGGCCCGAAGAAAGAGAGACTTGACATTAAGGTGGCGTTATCAAATTCGTTTGGCTTTGGAGGCCACAATTCATCCATTTTATTTTCCCCTTACAAGCCGTAACTGGAGGTAGAAACTTTAACCATGGATTTAAAAGAGGAGGGAGGAATTAACATTCAGTTTTCTTGTCTTAGTTTCGGATATTGAGATTTGAGGAAAAAGGGAACAAATGAAGGTACGGGGTGTTGctgaagttgaagttgaaaacTCTCATTAGTTGTTTTCCAAAATCCTCAGTTCATTCCTTTCCCTGGTTTGATAGAAAAGATATGTGATGTACCAACTGATTAGGTTCAATTTTTCTGTAGCGCGAAATTTGTGTAAAACATTCTCTGAAAAATTGTATGAGAAATTATCCCATACATAAAATCTTGTTTTTGTAGCGTCATGAAATGGTCGTCTGGCAGCTTATTTTCCGGCACCATCAATGTCAGGACTGACAACACCGTGTTGGTAGAATTTAGTTATAATAGGATTGCATATGTTTTCCAACTCAGTCATCCGGTTGTTGATGTCGGATATGTCTGCAACCTTACTGCACTTGTTATTCAACCACTGAAATGCATCATGAAGTGCACGCTCCATCTTCTTCTTATCATCGGCTGCTAGTACTGAAACATCAAAAGTACCGCCACCAAGATCAAAGATGAACATACCCTTGTTATCAAGACCATAAGCTATTGCTGCTGCGGTTAGTTCATTGATGATTCGCAGTACATTAAGGCCAGCAATGGCTCCAGCATCCTTAGCATGCTATATCGCTTAGGGCTCTGTTTTGGCAGAGCTTAGTAAGTTTATTTTGGCCTATGCTGACACAATCAAATCCATCATTTACTGTCCAAAGAAAACAATGAACAACTAGAGATGCAGTTGGAGAATTTCCAGTCGTATGAACCAAATTTTCTACAAATCTGCTGAGATTTTGACCTTAATGAGCTAGTTTGTGATTTTACAGGTTCAATTAAGCCCATGTCATGTCCCAACCCAATCTCTCTATCGTCTCCATTATCCAATGAGAAAATTAGGCACAGACCCAAAGGAAATAATATTCACATTgtcaggtccacaattaattttagataccgtaACACCCAAAATTATCCAAAATTATAAAGAAccaatacataactcgttatgcatcatATTTTTTCAGagataacttgttatgcatactattttttcaggggtataattgtaaagcaaacttgaatataacatatctaaaaattcgcgccttggaatttaacaaattttatctcattggaaatcttttaaagagagatacgcgacgagtacaaacaacaatatcaaatttttgtttttcacgaaaaaatcggaggtgatcatcattttaggcaaaattttcgaaaacttgatacatagccattatgcagccaccaaaaaagatgcatcacACATTCTGCAGAAGCATAAccaattatgcaaccattttctcgactgcataataaattatgcttctgcataacaaagttatgcatctat comes from Papaver somniferum cultivar HN1 unplaced genomic scaffold, ASM357369v1 unplaced-scaffold_158, whole genome shotgun sequence and encodes:
- the LOC113337164 gene encoding 3-oxoacyl-[acyl-carrier-protein] synthase II, chloroplastic-like yields the protein MATASVTSPLCTWLVAACMSVDFDNKDYCKKRPSSSSLFQSSKRWAASKRRNLLVSRCSSSSHFSISSKGGFISSFCGSLMNSCLAFEPCQEYYTSKGLTTFFGESLLGSSSNTNRISRKQRRIAAHSGKTMAVAVQPSKEVSTESKPHTKQRRVVVTGMSVVTPLGHEPDEFYNNLLEGVSGISDIEGFDCSSFPTRIAGEIKSFSTEGWVAPKLSKRADKFMLYMLTAGKKALADGGISEEVMNELDKTRCGVVIGSGMGGMKVFNDAIEALNISYKKMNPFCVPFATTNMGSAMLAIDLGWMGPNYSISTACATSNFCILNAANHIIRGEADVMLCGGSDSVIIPLGLGGFVACRALSKRNEDPTKASRPWDINRDGFVMGEGAGVLLLEELDHAKKRGATIYAEFLGGSFTSDAYHMTEPHPEGKGTVLCIEKALAQSGVSREDVNYVNAHATSTQAGDLKEYQSIIRCFGQNPDLRVNSTKSMIGHLLGAAGAVEAVALVQAIRTGWVHPNVNLENPEAGVDTKVLVGPKKERLDIKVALSNSFGFGGHNSSILFSPYKP